One genomic segment of candidate division KSB1 bacterium includes these proteins:
- a CDS encoding AbrB/MazE/SpoVT family DNA-binding domain-containing protein, which translates to MKNAKVFKSGNSQAIRLPKEYRLDVDSVQINKIGNLLVLIPKDNPWANFIDGVNEADEFPNIDNKRLGLKKVKI; encoded by the coding sequence ATGAAAAATGCAAAAGTATTCAAATCCGGCAATAGCCAGGCCATTCGTTTGCCAAAAGAGTATCGCTTGGATGTTGATTCAGTCCAAATAAATAAAATTGGCAATTTATTGGTATTGATTCCAAAAGATAATCCCTGGGCAAATTTTATTGATGGAGTAAATGAAGCAGATGAATTCCCAAATATTGATAACAAAAGGCTTGGTCTGAAAAAAGTCAAAATTTAA